AAGCCGTCTGCGGCGCTTCGGGCCTGGACTATCCCGCGGTGCGGTCCGAGACCATCGGCGGACTGGGTGAGCTGGGCGGCCCGGATTCGGCGGCCGTGTTCGCGGAAGGAGTCCGGCAGGCGGTTGCCGCCCGGGGCACGGAGCTGGCCACGGCTGCCGATCTGGCGGCGGAGACCGGCTACAGTCTCGGATACGGCGATCCAAGGGTGCTGGAAGCAGCAAAGATGCTGCGCGAGCGGTACGCCCAGTGAGAGGTGTTTGAGCGGCGTTATAGATATGCGGCTGTCCTATATGCAAATGCTAAGAAGCCAGCAGGTCTTTCGGTTATCGAATGACTTGCCGGCTTCTGTTGTTCTATTCGACATTTCCTCCATCGGATCTGGTCAGGAATCGGACAATCGCTCCAATATCAATTGACGGGGTCAGGGTGATTGCAGTTGGTTGCAGTTTTGGTTCAGCGCCCTGCAAAACAGCCCAAGTACAGCCTTTTTTACCCAAAGTGTTTATTCATAAGGAATTCCTGCTATCATGCAGGAATTTGAGGCTGTGCTGACTGAATTTGATGCTGAGCGAGGAAATACATGTATTTTCGTAGGCATGTAATACAATAGCTGTTCGCAGGCGATCAAAAGATGCACAATTTCAGGTTTTTACATTATTTGCTTATCATGCCCTGAATTACATGTACACGGAGCTTAAGGCAGGATCACGGTGAAACTGTCAAATTTGATTTTTCCCGATGCTTTCGGAGTAAACTCGATCGGTGTCTCTGTGCCGTCCCGGTCAATCGCAACCCCGCCGCCCATGCTTGGAAAAGACAGATGAGGAGTGAATGTTAAGATTTTTGTACCGGCTGGAAGCGGATCGAACAGTTGGGTGCCGGTAGAGTATTGTTTTCCGCCGCTGATCCAGCTCTTGGCTCCACCAGAGTGATTGCCCAGTGCATGCCCTGTTTCATCGACAGCAATGAATGATATATAGTTGACTAAATCATCGGTTTCCGAGGATACCGCATTGTATGTGAGCCGTATTCCCGCTGGGCCTGTTGTTATTTCGGGTACCGCCAGGTCGATGCCGCCAGCCTGCTGCTTATGATCAATGGTTACCAGTTTGGTATCGGCTTGCGCAATTACGGGTATGGAGAACTCCCACTGCTTGCTGTCTTCGGCTTGGAAGGTTAGACCCAGCTTGAACTGATCCGGAAGATCCGTAGGGGGATCGATTTCCAAAATGCCGGTACGATAGGTCGGGGTGATTATCGTTTGTTTTTCGCTGCCGGAGAAACCCTTCACTTTTCCGTTGACAGTGAGACCTGGCCTTAAATTGGAATAAGCTTCTCCCATCGGCTTCTCCGTTTCCAGCGAGTACCCGATACTTAAACGTGTCCCGTCATAGAACACCTCGTTAATGGTAAGCGAGACGCCGCCGGATATCTTGGTTACACCAACCGCGGCAGTTAATCCATTGTCGCTGACGCGCTTCAAACCGCTGTCCCCGTACTGGCTGAATACCGACCCAAGAACCGGAATTTGCGAAACAAGGTTTGCCATTGCCGGAGACAAGGCCGCTGAACCAAGCAAAAGGCCAAAAGCTACCGCTACCGCCCCCGTTCTGTACAAGATCTTTTTTCGTCTGGATGGCTTTCCATTCGCGGCGGCTTCCTGAACCGTCTTTGTAATGATTGCGTCCAGCTTGTCATAGGGTACCGGAATGTTGTCGATTTCTTTTTTATAGGAATGAATCTCTTGGATCATCGCAGCTGGCTCCTTTCAGCTTTTTTCGTAGAATCGCTAGGCCCCGGTGAATATTCGTCTTTACTGTTCCTTCCGGGTAGTCCACAATTTCAGAAATCTGTTTAACCGAGTAATCTTTGTAGTAGCGAAGCAGCAGCACCGTCTTGTATTTCTCTTCAAGCGTCTCCACAGCCTCAAGAAGATCGAGCTGATCCTCCAGCTGAAGTTGATACGAATCCTCGATATATTCAAGCGATTCCGGACTCATGGCGGTAACCTTGCGGTTCTTTTTTAAGAAGGAAATGGCTGTATTAATCAGAATCCGCGTGAGCCAGGTGGAAAAATACCGGCTGTCCTGCAGCGAGGATATCGACTTGAACGCCTTATACACGGTCTCCTGAAAAACCTCCAGCGCATCCGACTCATTTCTCATGTACACATAGGCCATTCTGTAGAGCTTCTCTTTCTCTGCATGAATGAGCGCTTGAAAAGCGTCCGGATCGCCGCGCATGGCGCGAGGGACCAAATCTGCCGTAGTACTCATGAACCCGCCTCCTTTTCTCCTTAATTAGAGATTTTCGGCCCAAGAAACGTTTCAACTTCTTTCTTTTTTACATCATCGCCCGCAGGCGAATGAACGGCTTGTAACATAAATCATATAAAAATTAATCTTTTACAATTTATATAAGAGAAAGAGCTTCCGAGATTAAACGCACAGGAATTTGGATTTTTTTTATAAAAAGGAGAGAACTACTGATGAACAAAACTCTTAACAACGATTTTACCGAAATTATTACAAAACGCCGATCGATCAGGAAATACGACCCTGACGTAAAAATCAGTAAAGAGGAAATGACGCAAATTCTTACGGAGGCGACGCTGGCGCCTTCTTCGGTCAACATGCAGCCCTGGCGTTTTCTCGTGATCGAAAGTCCGGAGGGTAAGGCGGCCTTGGCCCCGCTCGCCATGTTCAACAAGGTGCAGGTGGAGACTTCCGCGGCGGTGATTGCCATTTTCGCGGATTTGAACAGTTTCGACTACGCCGAAGAGATTTACGGCACCGCCGTAGAGCGCGGCTGGATGCCGGCTGAAGTGAAGGAAAGACAGATCGCCGGGCTGACCAAGTATTTCGCTACCCTGCCGCCGCAAGTCAACAAAGAGACCGTGCTGATTGACGCCGGTCTGGCCACGATGCAGCTTATGCTGGTCGCCCGCGCCCACGGCTACGATACGAATGCGATCGGCGGCTATGAAAAGGACAAGGTCTCCGAAGTCTTCGGTATGGATAAAGAACGGTATGCGCCCGTAATGCTTCTCTCCATCGGCAAAGCGGCGGAGGAAGGCTTCAATTCGGTTCGACTGCCGATCGACAAAATCGCCGAATGGAAATAATTAGATTTGAAGCGTAAAATATAGAGGAACACGACAAGGAGGGAAATCGAAATTATGATCATTATTCATGCCGTTTTTCATGTGAATCCGGAACGCAGAGAGACCTTTTTGGTCGAGACGGGGCCGCTGGTGGCCGCTAGCCAGGCGGAAGAGGGAAACCTGTCCTATGAATTGTACGAGCATTCGGAGCAAAAGAATGTGTTCATCATGGTCGAAACCTGGCGTGATTCCGAGGCTGTGAAGTTCCATAACGCAACCAGCCATTTCACAGCATTTGCGGGCAAGGCGGGGGAATTCCTGTCCGCGCCGCTGGACGTGAAGGTATATAGCGCCGAACAGGCAAACGTGTAACGGCGGGCCTATCCCTTTAGCTCTCGGCAGCTGCCGACAAGAGCTTCCACGGAGGTTTAGCGACCTTAGGAGAAACGGCTGCACCGCACCCTTACAGGGCGGCGCAGCCGTTTTTTCATGTGAGAATTTATGGCTGAAACGGAATTGCCTTTGTAGGGGCGGCATGTGGTTGACCACCGTCATGTGACGCCAAACACCGCGCGCTTGGAGCTTTACGCGGTGCGGGAGAGGATTTTTTTGGGGCCGGAGGGCCGCTCCATCAGGTGTACAACTCGGGTCTCCGGTCGGCGAATACCGGAATTTGACGCCGGGCTTCCCGCACTTTGGCCAGATCAAGCTCACCGGACACGATTTCTTCCCCTTCGCCCGCTTCGCAGACAATTTCTCCCCAAGGATCGATAATCATCGAGTGCCCGGCAAAAACATTGGCGGGATCGGAGCCCGCCCGGTTGCAGGCGACAACATAGCATTGATTCTCAATCGCCCGGCTGACAA
This region of Paenibacillus sp. URB8-2 genomic DNA includes:
- a CDS encoding sigma-70 family RNA polymerase sigma factor, giving the protein MSTTADLVPRAMRGDPDAFQALIHAEKEKLYRMAYVYMRNESDALEVFQETVYKAFKSISSLQDSRYFSTWLTRILINTAISFLKKNRKVTAMSPESLEYIEDSYQLQLEDQLDLLEAVETLEEKYKTVLLLRYYKDYSVKQISEIVDYPEGTVKTNIHRGLAILRKKLKGASCDDPRDSFL
- a CDS encoding putative quinol monooxygenase encodes the protein MIIIHAVFHVNPERRETFLVETGPLVAASQAEEGNLSYELYEHSEQKNVFIMVETWRDSEAVKFHNATSHFTAFAGKAGEFLSAPLDVKVYSAEQANV
- a CDS encoding DUF4179 domain-containing protein, which encodes MIQEIHSYKKEIDNIPVPYDKLDAIITKTVQEAAANGKPSRRKKILYRTGAVAVAFGLLLGSAALSPAMANLVSQIPVLGSVFSQYGDSGLKRVSDNGLTAAVGVTKISGGVSLTINEVFYDGTRLSIGYSLETEKPMGEAYSNLRPGLTVNGKVKGFSGSEKQTIITPTYRTGILEIDPPTDLPDQFKLGLTFQAEDSKQWEFSIPVIAQADTKLVTIDHKQQAGGIDLAVPEITTGPAGIRLTYNAVSSETDDLVNYISFIAVDETGHALGNHSGGAKSWISGGKQYSTGTQLFDPLPAGTKILTFTPHLSFPSMGGGVAIDRDGTETPIEFTPKASGKIKFDSFTVILP
- a CDS encoding nitroreductase family protein; translated protein: MNKTLNNDFTEIITKRRSIRKYDPDVKISKEEMTQILTEATLAPSSVNMQPWRFLVIESPEGKAALAPLAMFNKVQVETSAAVIAIFADLNSFDYAEEIYGTAVERGWMPAEVKERQIAGLTKYFATLPPQVNKETVLIDAGLATMQLMLVARAHGYDTNAIGGYEKDKVSEVFGMDKERYAPVMLLSIGKAAEEGFNSVRLPIDKIAEWK